One window of the Babesia microti strain RI chromosome IV, complete genome genome contains the following:
- a CDS encoding conserved Plasmodium protein, unknown function (overlaps_old_locusTagID:BBM_III08290;~overlaps_old_locusTagID:BBM_III08295) has translation MFVAFRNIAKHIAPRYSTNFVKCRKFTHQITQDTSTNVNNKLQAFGLQFGEKVFSDLTKISTLEPRKFREFIESLTNTRVNDLLVWSKCSDYCIKNAHKFKYFDMTIILDCFNQMGINDSTMLVTFAPLLIKHSPLMDPRHYVTIMTAYHSANKLHKSLFTEIFYQISRKAESYYNTEYVELLNCLVKLNIENRDLLNVLAKAIARNICDLRYTHICQIAAAFRALKMSDDIFYYLLDNWQQKELMYMSIQEIFDAFTILKQTDLVWPVYYEDLQQTLIKRTKEMIGEEDIDQLSAPFDSLNVLYMYNLLSVEFLKALAKWCARAVYRPPNRSQKRPLSTQLVQLSDLFKSFGLEDDKYLSKAILKFVTSDGGIKIEPKQSIPVQYKRGRRYIKAPDPLVSDLRPNSASMNTSTGTITDAVHHSTFVTHRARKHRIPSTSSCKKVSIKIKQ, from the exons ATGTTTGTGGCCTTTAGAAACATTGCAAAGCATATTGCACCAAGATACTCAACTAACTTTGTGAAATGCagaaaatttacacatcAAATTACACAAGACACTAGTACCAAtgtaaataacaaattacaGGCATTTGGACTGCAATTTGGAGAAAAGGTATTCAGTGATTTAACTAAAATTTCAACTTTGGAGCCCCGAAAATTCAGGGAATTTATAGAATCCCTAACCAACACCCGTGTCAACGATTTACTAGTATGGTCTAAGTGTTCGGATTATTGCATTAAAAATGCacacaaatttaaatattttgacatGACAATAATATTGGATTGCTTTAATCAGATGGGCATAAATGACTCAACAATGCTAGTAACTTTCGCCCCCCTGTTGATCAAGCACAGCCCATTGATGGACCCTAGACACTATGTCACGATAATGACGGCATATCATTCAGCTAATAAATTGCACAAATCGTTGTTTACTGAGATATTTTACCAGATCTCCCGAAAGGCAGAGTCCTACTACAACACGGAATACGTTGAATTACTAAATTGCTTAGTCAAActtaatattgaaaatagaGATCTACTGAATGTTTTGGCTAAAGCTATAGCCAGAAATATATGTGACTTGAGATACACGCACATTTGCCAAATAGCTGCTGCATTTAGAGCTTTAAAAATGTCGGACGACATCTTCTACTACCTGCTGGACAATTGGCAACAAAAAGAACTGATGTATATGAGTATACAAGAGATTTTTGACGCCTTCACG ATACTTAAACAAACGGACTTAGTTTGGCCCGTGTACTATGAAGATCTACAACAGACACTTATAAAG AGGACTAAGGAAATGATTGGAGAAGAGGATATTGACCAATTAAGCGCTCCGTTTGATTCCCTAAACGTCCTATATATGTACAATTTGCTATCAGTTGAGTTTCTAAAGGCGCTGGCCAAATGGTGTGCCAGAGCAGTGTATCGTCCGCCAAATAG ATCACAAAAGAGGCCTTTATCGACGCAACTTGTGCAACTAAGTGACTTATTCAAATCATTTGGCTTGGAAGATGATAAATATCTAAGTAAGGCGATACTTAAATTCGTAACGTCAGACG gtgGCATAAAGATTGAGCCCAAGCAATCAATACCTGTGCAATATAAGAGAGGGAGGAGATACATTAAGGCCCCGGATCCTTTAGTCTCTGATCTTAGGCCAAATTCTGCCAGTATGAACACCTCCACTGGCACTATAACTGATGCCG TGCATCATAGTACATTTGTTACACATCGTGCTAGGAAACACCGCATTCCTTCCACAAGCAGTTGCAAAAAGGTgtcaataaaaattaagcAGTAA
- a CDS encoding RSA4, NLE1, ribosome assembly protein 4 (overlaps_old_locusTagID:BBM_III08305), translating to MESEGDVDQVIIQFYDQNGNFSGDPLTVPKSITVDNLQQLIGTILKDDKQQYSFLIEGRLPIQDSLGETLFKAKEKISPEKTLSITYFPKQIYLIRSITRCTSALEGHKDSILALEFSPCGSYIATGGGDNLVILWDVSTETTLKKFQVHKGWVLSVCWAPDGSRFASAGMDCDIYIWKDGKQYDKPLKGHTKPITSLVWQPIHLLPEDGSTYCMLASGSMDNTVRIWDVISNTCLRVLCGHTQGITQIIWSGESNCIYSASRDTFIKVWNCDNGQIVRELRGHGHWVNTLVSNTKRALKGGPYGSLEFAKKRLKFDTLSQAISHAKFVYKQLLSMVGTERILSGSDDNTLCIWTPQSSSKEVCRMTGHQQLINHVTFSSDGRFIASASFDKSLRLWCGNTGKFIKTLRGHVGRVYRIAWSPDDNLIVSASADSTLKLWDINTGKLKFDLPGHLDEVYVVGWSNDGGVVASGGKDRILRIWRH from the exons ATGGAGTCAGAGGGTGATGTAGACCAGGTGATTATACAATTCTATGACCAAAATGGGAATTTTTCGGGTGATCCACTAACGGTACCAAAGAG CATAACAGTTGACAACTTACAACAACTAATTGGAACGATTCTGAAGGATGATAAACAGCAGTACTCCTTCTTGATTGAGGGGAGATTGCCAATACAAGATAGTTTAGGGGAGACACTTTTCAAAGCTAAAGAAAAAATATCACCTGAAAAAACCCTTAGTATTACTTATTTCCCCAAGCAAATATACCTGATAAGATCCATCACCCGTTGCACCTCTGCACTAGAAG GGCATAAAGATTCAATATTGGCACTAGAATTCAGCCCCTGCGGGTCTTATATTGCTACGGGAGGGGGAGATAATTTG GTTATACTGTGGGATGTATCTACTGAGACTACgttgaaaaaatttcaagTACATAAGGGATGGGTACTGAGTGTTTGCTGGGCACCTGATGGTAGTAGATTTGCTTCAGCAGGAATG GACTGtgacatatatatttggaaaGATGGAAAACAGTACGATAAACCGCTCAAAGGACATACTAAG CCCATAACATCGCTCGTATGGCAACCTATACACCTATTACCCGAAGATGGCAGCACATACTGTATGTTAGCAAGCG GTAGCATGGATAATACGGTTAGAATCTGGGATGTAATCAGCAATACTTGCTTGAGAGTGTTGTGCGGACATACACAGGGGATAACACAGATTATTTGGTCAGGAGAATCAAATTGTATCTACTCTGCATCAAGAgatacatttattaaagTATGGAATTGTGACAATGGGCAGATTGTACGAGAATTGAGAG GCCATGGCCACTGGGTAAATACTCTAGTGAGCAACACCAAAAGGGCACTAAAAGGAGGTCCCTATGGGTCACTAGAATTTGCCAAGAAGCGCCTAAAATTTGACACACTCTCCCAAGCAATATCGCACGCCAAATTCGTATATAAACAGCTACTATCCATG GTTGGAACGGAACGAATCCTCTCTGGGTCTGACGATAATACATTGTGTATCTGGACGCCGCAAAGCAGTTCTAAAGAGGTCTGCCGAATGACTGGACACCAACAATTGATTAATCACGTGACGTTTTCCTCCGATGGAAGATTCATCGCATCCGCTTCCTTTGATAAGTCATTGCGTCTCTGGTGCGGAAACACTggaaaatttatcaaaacGCTGCGGGGACACGTAGGCAGGGTTTACCGCATCGCCTGGAGCCCCGATGACAATTTGATCGTCAGTGCCAGTGCAGATTCTACACTAAAACTTTGGGACATCAACACTGGGAAGcttaaatttgatttgcCAGGGCACTTGGATGAAGTGTACGTGGTTGGTTGGAGTAACGACGGGGGCGTAGTCGCCTCAG GTGGGAAAGATCGCATACTGCGCATATGGCGTCATTGA
- a CDS encoding conserved Plasmodium protein, unknown function (overlaps_old_locusTagID:BBM_III08305), whose translation MCELVIARQYNSVVASVAKYLMLNSPSTLYSISRYTKIELNETKNALILLVLHDIVRPDTRVHPDTGTQVYYTVLLENILNRLLLPVVLTVVGHVYSKIHSQLLLQFAKYGYLCLEKCVSLTYSDIVSANNTLLGQELIDTFDNEEYAKITLSNALNDLILYQLIATTTTTAAIGVYEPELNVNCLAPLAYRLNLESLARLLYNQEVIENASMRIGHIPVAKTVLLALIANGIPMTPAQIHDYITNCSRDSTITLDYTARILSGLARHPDGVVTLSTKDDYSPEPMYAINVKRSRELMLHRVLFGCIERSCGIMGARIWNLLAVRDNKFWNPQYVSQQALMPLSTVRSLLYSLSLRGYIRIHEISDTKLQSAPGATNFAPTLPAGMKQMQSLHFTSNIIMSSAKIVQDCYKIASNLIHRGNLISNGKINMGPSSSQWNLDRITGRQAEMDLLEQSLLHAAKLLLLLTNSM comes from the exons ATGTGCGAACTAGTAATTGCTCGTCAGTACAATTCCGTAGTGGCTAGCGTCGCAAAGTACCTAATGCTCAACTCACCTTCCACCCTATATAGCATTTCTagatatacaaaaatagaACTAAATGAGACCAAAAATGCACTAATATTGCTTGTCCTTCACGACATAGTCCGACCTGATACCCGTGTCCATCCCGACACTGGTACTCAGGTCTACTACACAGTACTGCTTGAGAATATATTGAACAGATTACTCCTACCCGTGGTACTGACTGTTGTTGGCCATGTTTACTCTAAAATCCACTCACAATTGTTACTTCAGTTCGCCAAATATGGTTATTTATGTCTAGAGAAGTGCGTCTCCCTCACCTACAGTGATATCGTTAGCGCCAATAACACTCTACTTGGACAGGAATTGATAGATACGTTTGATAATGAAGAATACGCCAAGATAACCCTATCAAATGCACTCAACGACCTGATCCTGTACCAATTAATCGCAACTACTACAACAACTGCTGCTATTGGTGTCTACGAACCAGAGCTTAACGTAAACTGCTTGGCACCACTGGCATATAGGCTAAATTTGGAATCTTTGGCCCGGCTGCTGTACAATCAA GAAGTGATTGAAAATGCGTCCATGCGAATTGGGCACATTCCCGTGGCCAAAACGGTACTATTGGCGCTGATAGCAAACGGGATACCTATGACACCAGCACAAATACACGattatattacaaattgttcaagAGATAGTACCATAACGCTTGATTACACGGCACGCATACTTTCAGGCTTGGCTCGCCATCCTGATGGCGTAGTTACTTTATCCACTAAGGACGACTATTCACCAGAGCCCATGTATGCTATTAATGTCAAGCGTTCAAGGGAATTGATGCTACACCGAGTATTGTTTGG ATGCATCGAGCGATCTTGCGGAATTATGGGAGCTAGGATTTGGAATCTGCTTGCCGTTAGAGATAATAAGTTTTGGAACCCGCAGTACGTGAGTCAGCAGGCCCTAATGCCCCTATCCACAGTGAGGTCTCTGTTGTATTCGTTATCTTTGAGGGGCTATATTCGGATCCATGAGATATCTGATACTAAACTGCAGAGCGCCCCTGGCGCCACAAATTTTGCCCCTACTCTCCCCGCTGGCATGAAGCAGATGCAATCGTTGCATTTTACATCTAACATCATCATGTCTAGCGCTAAAATAGTACAGGACTGCTACAAAATAGCCTCCAACCTTATACACAGAGGGAACTTAATTTCAAATGGCAAAATTAACATGGGTCCCTCATCTTCCCAGTGGAATTTGGACAGAATTACAGGCCGTCAGGCCGAAATGGATTTGTTGGAGCAAAGCCTATTGCATGCGGCTAAGTTATTACTGTTACTCACAAATTCTATGTGA
- a CDS encoding conserved Plasmodium protein, unknown function (overlaps_old_locusTagID:BBM_III08310) — protein sequence MEYNDCYMGTTARRETHKSGIFIALMCLAALAGCIAQTVSIFVYDWWKISKITYNYQYKGMDRQHLVGPTEYGLETVSYDNGRVLVNWKQRIERTKTKGYNAIQYNSNDLNDIEVFASNCPPSCQEAIATRITGYETIKSMNDIIKIVTIICSVVVILSIVWSVFFGRHLAICCVWFAAATGSTATSYTWHYNTYESWNAIISSQQLPKPVLGNGLYLNLLGAGLYVLAGIGFLITMAISRYIYHGHIKKLLKAQYSELQNNDISTQFNCKYSFAQANPQIGNGIVAPMMNVWSSQNNAVPFSQPGLHPNSNGFWNGPQGNFIPPGI from the exons ATGGAGTACAATGACTGTTATATGGGCACAACTGCTCGTAGAGAAACGCATAAGTCGGGAATATTTATCGCCCTTATGTGCCTGGCAGCCCTAGCTGGATGCATAGCGCAGACAGTCTCCATTTTCGTATACGACTGGTGGaaaattagtaaaattACATACAACTACCAATACAAAGGCATGGATAGGCAACATCTTGTGGGCCCTACAGAATATGGACTGGAAACTGTCAGTTACGACAACGGAAGAGTGTTAGTCAATTGGAAACAAAGAATCGAACGAACAAAG ACAAAGGGATATAATGCAATTCAGTACAATTCGAATGatttaaatgatattgaagTATTTGCCTCTAATTGCCCACCATCTTGCCAAGAGGCAATCGCTACTCGCATAACAGGCTACGAGACTATCAAGTCTATGAATGACATAATAAAGATTGTGACAATCATTTGTTCTGTGGTAGTGATACTTAGCATTGTATGGTCCGTTTTTTTTGGCAGACATTTAGCCATATGC TGCGTTTGGTTTGCAGCTGCTACAGGAAGTACAGCTACTTCGTATACGTGGCATTATAATACGTATGAAAGTTGGAATGCAATCATTTCTAGCCAACAATTACCGAAGCCAGTGTTAGGTAACGGCCTTTATCTGAATCTTTTAGGAGCCGGCCTTTACGTACTTGCAGGAATCGGGTTTTTAATAACAATGGCCATAAGCCGATATATTTACCACGGccatattaaaaaattactcAAAGCACAATACTCTGAGCTGCAAAATAACGATATTTCGACTCAATTCAATTGTAAGTACTCATTTGCACAAGCCAATCCACAAATTGGGAATGGTATTGTAGCCCCTATGATGAATGTTTGGAGTTCTCAAAACAATGCAGTCCCTTTTAGCCAGCCTGGTTTGCATCCTAACAGTAATGGATTTTGGAATGGACCCCAGGGCAACTTTATCCCGCCAGGCATTTAG
- a CDS encoding large subunit ribosomal protein L12e (overlaps_old_locusTagID:BBM_III08315): protein MAKKPDPDQVVHVYLRQLGGEPAASSVLAPKLGPLGMSPKKIGDDIVKETMAWKGIKVTVHLIVQNRQAKIEIKPTATALLIRELAEPPRDRKKVKNIKHSGNLTFDQILNVSRTMRPHSMAREFKGTVKEILGTCNAIGCTIDGKKPRLLQQLIDSGEIEIPAM, encoded by the exons ATGGCAAAAAAACCTGATCCAGACCAAGTAGTGCATG TGTACCTTAGGCAATTAGGAGGCGAACCAGCGGCTTCTAGCGTTCTAGCTCCAAAACTCGGCCCTCTCGGCATGTCGCCGAAAAAAATCGGCGATGATATCGTCAAAGAAACCATGGCTTGGAAGGGGATCAAAGTCACCGTCCATTTGATTGTTCAAAATAGACAGGCCAAGATTGAAATCAAGCCAACGGCTACTGCACTATTGATCAGGGAATTAGCGGAGCCACCCAGGGATAGGAAAAAAGTCAAGAATATCAAACATAGCGGCAATTTGACTTTTGATCAAATTCTCAATGTCTCTCGCACCATGAGGCCTCACTCAATGGCTAGGGAATTCAAAGGCACAGTTAAAGAAATTCTCGGAACTTGCAATGCCATAGGCTGTACTATCGATGGAAAGAAGCCCAGGTTGTTGCAGCAGCTTATAGACTCGGGCGAAATCGAGATTCCGGCCATGTGA
- a CDS encoding large subunit ribosomal protein L8e (overlaps_old_locusTagID:BBM_III08320) translates to MGRVIRGQRKGRGSIFKAHVHKRKGPVKLRKLDYAERHGYIRGVVKDIYHDPGRGAPVAEIAFRKVYKFGLEKEKVVAIEGMHTGQFVYCGKNASINIGNVLPLSSMPEGSVVSSLENKPGDRGKLARTSGAYATIISHSEDGKSTRVRLPSGARKTLKSSTRAVIGVVAGGGRIDKPILKAGVAYHKYKAKRNCWPRVRGVAMNPVEHPHGGGNHQHIGHPSTVGRSAPPGQKVGLIAARRTGLIRGGKKSTTKDT, encoded by the exons ATGGGCCGCGTTATAAGGG gTCAGAGGAAGGGGCGAGGGTCAATCTTTAAGGCGCACGTCCACAAGCGTAAGGGCCCGGTTAAGCTGAGGAAGTTGGATTATGCAGAGAGACATGGGTACATAAGGGGCGTGGTGAAGGACATTTACCATGATCCCGGAAGGGGGGCTCCAGTGGCCGAGATTGCGTTTAGGAAGGTGTACAAATTTGGCCTGGAGAAGGAGAAGGTCGTTGCGATCGAGGGTATGCACACTGGTCAATTCGTCTACTGCGGAAAGAATGCAAGTATCAACATAGGAAACGTGCTACCTCTCTCTAGCATGCCGGAGGGCTCAGTCGTTAGCAGCTTGGAGAACAAGCCCGGGGATCGCGGCAAACTGGCCCGCACTTCTGGCGCGTACGCTACAATCATCAGCCACTCGGAAGATGGAAAGAGCACTCGCGTTCGCCTTCCTTCCGGCGCGAGAAAGACCCTGAAGTCTTCTACCCGTGCGGTGATCGGCGTTGTCGCCGGCGGCGGCAGGATCGACAAACCCATACTTAAGGCCGGTGTCGCTTACCATAAGTACAAGGCCAAGCGAAATTGCTGGCCCAGGGTAAGGGGCGTTGCTATGAACCCTGTGGAGCATCCTCACGGTGGCGGTAACCACCAGCACATAGGCCACCCGTCAACCGTCGGTAGATCTGCCCCTCCTGGTCAAAAGGTCGGCCTCATTGCTGCTAGGCGCACTGGACTCATTAGGGGAGGAAAAAAATCCACTACCAAAGACACATAG
- a CDS encoding conserved Plasmodium protein, unknown function (overlaps_old_locusTagID:BBM_III08325), translating into MSGMLRLFVRPPAVNATVLLRKIPQMSSKEVIWTFEDLSHMKKIANTHAESLFFACTSRIQSFLPQLGITGIVRILFAHYKSTLKDNKLIHNINDFILNECEEGMSSSEIWNYCTANDSVLLYKGFFLNSFMNKQLHCRIWKSIVANKPYLTPSDTTILLKCHHSLLNSEHRNLFSEADLISFKSQLMEMIIQAIHQLNRFHPSDINVFIAENIELDSFYNNITELNVYYTNILNYIENNPNILNANQSLCVIGSCVKFLEINEEIYIGAKRVITRILMELTSRNEVLEPPKSFLTFKKLCDIKYWNFDLMKCLIDTIANSSYCIINDQQIEFISCIDEIIKNFHLNKMETYVSEYNLGKSDDKLYDTSLIDEITHVKRGWTTMCLNDQLDYLRAIKNKAQTRDS; encoded by the exons ATGTCTGGCATGTTGAGGTTGTTTGTTAGACCTCCTGCGGTAAATGCGACTGTGTTACTGCGTAAGATACCTCAAATGTCTTCTAAAGAAGTTATTTGGACCTTTGAAGACTTATCTCACATGAAAAAAATCGCTAACACACATGCTGAGTCATTGTTTTTTGCCTGTACTAGTAGAATCCAATCCTTTCTCCCCCAATTAGg AATTACCGGAATTGTCAGAATATTATTCGCCCATTACAAGTCTACACTGAAagataacaaattaattcataACATTAACGATTTTATCCTAAACGAATGTGAAGAAGGGATGTCGAGTAGTgaaatttggaattattgTACGGCAAATGACTCGGTTTTGCTATATAAGGGATTCTTTTT gAACAGTTTCATGAATAAACAGTTACACTGTCGGATATGGAAGAGTATTGTAGCAAAT AAGCCTTATTTAACCCCTTCTGACACAAccattttattaaaatgtcatcATTCTCTTTTAAATTCTGAGCATCGTAATTTGTTTTCTGAAGCTGATCTAATCAGCTTTAAATCGCAACTAATGGAGATGATCATCCAAGCCATCCATCAATTAAACAGGTTCCATCCTTCAGATATCAACGTATTTATTGctgaaaatattgaattggACTCTTTCTAC AATAACATTACGGAATTGAATGTCTACTATACAAATATCCTCAACTACATTGAAAACAATCCGAATATACTCAACGCTAATCAGAGCCTATGCGTAATAGGTTCATGTGTTAAATTTTTGGAGATAAATGAAGAG ATATATATTGGAGCTAAACGAGTCATTACTCGTATTTTAATGGAGTTGACCAG TAGAAACGAAGTTTTGGAGCCCcccaaatcatttttaacattcAAAAAACTCTGCGACATAAAGTACTGGAATTTTGATTTGATGAAat GCCTAATAGATACCATTGCCAACAGCAGTTATTGCATAATCAATGATCAACAAATCGAATTTATCAGCTGCATTGAcgaaataatcaaaaattttcatcttAATAAAATGGAAACATATGTAAGCGAATATAATTTGGGGAAATCAGATGATAAATTGTACGATACAAGTCTAATTGACGAAATTACACATGTTAAACGGGGCTGGACGACTATGTGCTTGAATGACCAACTAGATTATTTACGcgcaattaaaaataaagCGCAAACCCGTGACAGTTGA